A window of the Cuculus canorus isolate bCucCan1 chromosome 3, bCucCan1.pri, whole genome shotgun sequence genome harbors these coding sequences:
- the TMEM63A gene encoding CSC1-like protein 1 isoform X4, with amino-acid sequence MNPFFFLGFGHSHLVYFWNRSVPFNSTNETYCYSTARGSTVLQGVTFGGIPTVLLLDVTCFFILILLFSIIRKRFWDYGRVALVSEAESESRYNRLSTSSSIPEDLEYDKGFCSWMTAAFRMHDDEIHERCGEDAIHYLAFQRHIICLLIAISILSVCVILPVNLSGDLLDKDPYSFGRTTIVNLQTGNNLLWLHTVFAVVYLILTVVFMRHHMKYVTYKEENIVKCTLFITGIPKNAKEETIQGHFTAAYPTCTVLEVQLCYDVAKLIHLFKKRKQAEKSLTYYEHLHQKYGKLVQINPKPCGQFCCCEVRGCEREDAVDYYTKVRNELMEEYSKEEQAVHNKPLGMAFVTFQEKSMATYILKDFNACKCQSIKCKGEPQPSSYSRELCISNWEVTYAPYPENICWKNLSVHGLKWWFRWACINLLLFIVLFFLTTPSIIISTMDKFNVTKPIHYLNNPIVSQFFPTLLLWSFSALLPTIVYYSTLLESHWTKSAENRIMMHKVYIFLIFMVLILPSLGLTSLDFFFRWLFDRESSDSAVRLECVFLPDQGAFFVNYVIASAFIGNGMELLRLPGLILYTIRMVMAKSTAERKNIKQQQAFEYEFGAMYAWMLCVFTVIMAYSITCPIIVPFGLIYILLKHMVDRYNLYYAYLPAKLEKKMHFAAVNQALAAPILCLFWLYFFSFLRLELIIITDS; translated from the exons atTTTAATATTGCTGTTTTCCATTATAAGAAAGAGATTCTGGGACTACGGTCGTGTTGCTCTGGTGTCAGAAGCTGAAAG TGAATCAAGATACAACCGATTGTCAACATCTTCATCAATACCTGAAGATCTTGAATATGATAAG gGGTTTTGTTCTTGGATGACAGCTGCTTTTCGGATGCA TGATGACGAGATTCATGAGAGATGTGGTGAAGATGCCATACATTACCTTGCCTTCCAGCGTCACATCATCTGTTTGTTGATTGCTATCAgcattttgtctgtgtgtgtcaTATTGCCTGTCAACCTATCGGGTGATCTACTTG ATAAAGATCCCTATAGTTTTGGAAGAACAACTATAGTAAACTTACAAACTGG TAATAATCTTCTTTGGCTGCACAcagtttttgctgttgtttactTGATTCTGACTGTTGTCTTCATGAGGCATCACATGAAGTATGTCacatataaagaagaaaacata GTTAAGTGCACGTTATTTATAACTGGTATTcccaaaaatgcaaaagaagagaCAATACAAGGCCATTTCAC TGCTGCCTACCCAACCTGCACTGTGCTCGAAGTCCAGCTGTGTTACGACGTAGCCAAGCTTATTCATCTCTTCAAAAAAAG aaaacaggcagaaaaaagcCTGACTTACTATGAACACCTACATCAGAAGTATGGCAAGCTGGTCCAAATCAACCCTAAGCCATGCGGTCAATTCTGCTGTTGTGAAGTGAGAGGATGCGAAAGG GAGGATGCTGTAGATTATTATACCAAAGTCAGAAATGAACTGATGGAAGAATATTCAAAAGAGGAACAAGCAGTTCATAATAAACCACTGGGAATGGCTTTTGTAACATTTCAAGAGAAATCCATGGCAACTTA tATCCTTAAGGACTTCAATGCCTGCAAATGTCAGAGTATTAAATGTAAAGGAGAACCCCAGCCATCGTCCTACAGCAGGGAATTGTGCATATCAAACTGGGAGGTTACATATGCTCCTTATCCTGAGAATATTTGTTG gaaaaatctttcagtgcATGGACTGAAATGGTGGTTTAGATGGGCTTGCATTAATTTACTTCTCTTTattgtgctgttttttcttaCCACTCCTTCCATAATCATCTCAACCATGGACAAGTTCAATGTCACTAAACCTATTCACTACCTTAAT AATCCCATCGTCAGCCAGTTTTTCCCGACACTTTTGCTCTGGTCCTTCTCAGCATTGCTACCAACAATTGTGTATTACTCAACTTTGCTGGAGTCCCATTGGACAAA ATCTGCAGAGAACAGAATAATGATGCATAAAGTCTACATATTTTTGATCTTCATGGTATTGATTCTGCCCTCCCTTGGTCTGACAAG ccttgacttttttttccgCTGGCTATTTGACAGAGAATCATCTGATTCTGCAGTTAGGCTGGA ATGTGTCTTTTTGCCTGACCAGGGAGCATTCTTTGTGAACTATGTGATTGCGTCTGCTTTCATTGGCAATGGGATGGAGCTGCTGCGCCTGCCTGGCCTCATCCTTTACACCATACGTATGGTAATGGCGAAGtccacagcagaaaggaaaaatattaaacag CAACAAGCATTTGAATATGAATTTGGAGCGATGTATGCCTGGATGTTATGCGTGTTCACTGTCATCATGGCCTATAGCATTACGTGTCCTATCATTGTGCCGTTTG GTTTAATATACATACTCCTGAAGCACATGGTTGACCGTTACAACCTTTACTATGCATATCTCCCTGccaagctggagaagaagatgCACTTTGCAGCTGTGAATCAGGCCCTTGCAGCTCcaattctctgccttttctggctctattttttctcatttttgcgGCTAG AGCTGATAAtaatcacagactcatag